From the Porphyrobacter sp. CACIAM 03H1 genome, the window GCCTTCCTCGGGATCGTCGATCCAGCAGTGGATCGTGAAATCGACCGAGCTGTCGCCGAACCCCGTCCACCACACCGTCGGCGGCGGGGTTTCGAGCACGCGCCGCGCCTTGGCCGCCGCCTCGAGCATCAGCTTTTCCGCGAGCGCCATGTCGGTGTCGTAGGCGACCCCGACCTTGATCTGGATGCGCACGTTCCTGGAGGAATAGGACCAGTTCTCGACCTGGTTGATCATCAGGTTCTCGTTGGGGATCAGGTATTCGCGCTCGTCCCGGGTCGTCACGGAGACCGCGCGGATGCCGATGCGGCGGATCTGGCCGAAGGTCTGCTGCCCGGACTGGTCGGCCACCGCGATCACGTCGCCCGGCTTGATCGACTTGTCCATCAACAGGATGATGCCGGAAATCAGGTTGCCGAAGGTCTTCTGCAACCCGAACCCGATGGCGAGGCCGAAGGCGCCCGAGAATATCGTCAGCGCGGTGAGGTCGATGCCGAGCAGGTCCACACCGACAAGGAAGGTCGTCACCCAGATGACGATGGTGGCGATCTTCTCGGCAAGCACGGCCTGCGTTCCGTCGAGCCCCTTGATCCGGCGCAGGGCCGCGCGGGTGAGGCGGGTGGCGAGCATCGCCAGGGCGAGCACCAGCAGCACCGCGCCGGCCACGAAGATCACGTCGAAGGCCGAGACGCGCCAGTCGCCGACTTCGAGCGCGAAGGCATCGAGCCGGTTGACGATGCCGCCGACGGTCTGGCTGCGTTCGGCGATGTCCTCGCGCAGCACGTCGGCGCCGCCCACCGCCTCGCTGCCGCCGCCGCGGGAGGGCGAGGGCGAGGGCGAGGGCGCGGGAACGATCACCCGGCCTGCTCCAGCGCCTGCGCCAGATCAGCGATCAGGTCATCCGGGTCCTCGAGCCCGATCGCCAGCCGCAGCGCCGGCGCGCCGCCGGTGCCGGGCATGAGGCTGCGGTAGTCCTCGGGCCGGATCGGCAGGGCGAGGCTCTCGAACCCGCCCCAGGAATAGCCGATGCCGAACAGCTCCAGCGCGTCCGCCACCCGCGCCGAAGCTGCCGGGTCGTCACTCGCCAGCACGAAGGCGAAGAGGCCGCAGCCGCCGGTGAAATCGCGCCGCCACAGGGCGTGGCCGGGATCGGAGGGGAGCAGCGGGCACGCCACGCGGGCGACCTCGGGCCGGCCCTCCAGCCACTCGGCCACCTTCAGCGCCGTGCGGGTCTGCGCCTCGAGCCTGACGCCCATCGTCCTCAGACCTCGGGCCGCCAGCGCGGCATCGTCGGGCGAGACCACCTGCCCCAGCTCCTGCGAGACGCGCCGCAGCGCCGCATACCAGCGCTTGCCCGCGCTCGCGCTGCCCATCATCAGGTCCGAATGGCCGCCGACGTGCTTGGAGAGGCTCATCATCACGATGTCGCAGCCATGATCCAGGGCGGCAAAGCCGAGCGGGCCCGCCCAGGTGTTGTCGATCATGGTCACCGCGCCTTGCGCCCGGGCGACGGCGGCGAGCGCGGGGACGTCGCACATCTCGAAGGTGAGGCTGCCCGGGGCCTCCAGCCACACCGCGCGCACCGGCCGGTCGAACAGCGCCTCGTAGGCGGCAAGGTCGCGCGGGTCGAAGAAGTCGGTCGTCACCCCCAGCCGCGCCAGCAGGCCCGTCGCCATGCTGCGGGTGGGATCATAGGCGTTGTCGGCCATCAGCAGCCGGTCGCCCGGCTTCAGCACGGCCAGCATGCACCCCGCGATCGCCGCCACGCCGCTCGGCCAGAGCACCGTGCCGTGCGCGCCGCGTTCGAGCTGGGTCAGCGCCTCGGCGAGCGCCCACTGGGTCGGCGCGCCGCGCCTGCCGTAGAAGAATTGCCCGTCGGCATTGTTGCCGCCCGCCGCGTGGCGATCGGCGTCGCAGTCGTAGAGATGGGTCGAGCCGCGCCACACCGGCGGGTTGACCACCGGCCCTGTCCACTCCTTGCGCCGCCCGCCGCGCACGAGGCGGGTCGCGGGCTTCAGGTGCTTCTCGTCTCCACCGCCGCTCATGCCTCGGGCCCCTGCGCCTTGGGGGTGTCGGGATCGGCGCCCCATTCGCTCCAGCTGCCATCGTAGAGCGCCGTCCTGTCGACGCCCGCCAGGTGCAGCGCGAAGAGCAGGACGCTTGCCGTCACCCCGCTGCCGCAGGTGGTGACGATCGGCTTGTCGAGATCGACGCCTGCCGCCGCGAAGGCGGCACGGATTTCCGCCGGCGTCCTGTAGGTGCCGTCGGCGTTCAGAACCTCGGTGAAGGGCACGTTGAGCGCCCCGGGGATGCGCCCCATCGGCAGGCCGTGGACCGGATCGGTGCCGGTGCCATAGACCCGGTCGGCGGAGCGCGCGTCGACCACCTGTTCCGCCCCGCTGGCGAGATTGGCGAGCATGTCGGCCTTGCTGCGCACCCGGCGCGGGGGCGGCAGGTTGGCGGGGGCGAGCGCCTCACCGTGCTCCGCCCCGCGCGCCATCGGGTGGCCGGCGGCCCGCCAAGCGGCAAGGCCGCCGTCGAGGATCGCGACATGGCGCCAGCCCATCGCGGTGAGCAGGAACCACGCCCGCGCGGCGGTGCGGATCGCGCTGTCGTCGTAGAGCACGATGGCGTCCTCCCCGCGCACGCCCAGCAGCGCGAGGCGCGCCGCAAGCTGGTCGGGGGTCGGCAAGGCATAGGGGACGGGCGAGCCCGCATCGAACAGGCTGGCAAGGCCGAGGAAGCGCGCCCCCGGGATATGCGCGGCGGCGAACTCGGCGGAGGCATCGCGCCCGGCGGCGGGCAGGTGGTGCGAGGCATCGAGCACCGCGAGGCCCG encodes:
- a CDS encoding mechanosensitive ion channel family protein, whose protein sequence is MIVPAPSPSPSPSRGGGSEAVGGADVLREDIAERSQTVGGIVNRLDAFALEVGDWRVSAFDVIFVAGAVLLVLALAMLATRLTRAALRRIKGLDGTQAVLAEKIATIVIWVTTFLVGVDLLGIDLTALTIFSGAFGLAIGFGLQKTFGNLISGIILLMDKSIKPGDVIAVADQSGQQTFGQIRRIGIRAVSVTTRDEREYLIPNENLMINQVENWSYSSRNVRIQIKVGVAYDTDMALAEKLMLEAAAKARRVLETPPPTVWWTGFGDSSVDFTIHCWIDDPEEGVGNVRSEVLKNLWGLFRDNGIEIPFPQRDLNLRQSEALDRMIAALGEHPAPSPQ
- the metC gene encoding cystathionine beta-lyase, with protein sequence MSGGGDEKHLKPATRLVRGGRRKEWTGPVVNPPVWRGSTHLYDCDADRHAAGGNNADGQFFYGRRGAPTQWALAEALTQLERGAHGTVLWPSGVAAIAGCMLAVLKPGDRLLMADNAYDPTRSMATGLLARLGVTTDFFDPRDLAAYEALFDRPVRAVWLEAPGSLTFEMCDVPALAAVARAQGAVTMIDNTWAGPLGFAALDHGCDIVMMSLSKHVGGHSDLMMGSASAGKRWYAALRRVSQELGQVVSPDDAALAARGLRTMGVRLEAQTRTALKVAEWLEGRPEVARVACPLLPSDPGHALWRRDFTGGCGLFAFVLASDDPAASARVADALELFGIGYSWGGFESLALPIRPEDYRSLMPGTGGAPALRLAIGLEDPDDLIADLAQALEQAG
- a CDS encoding sulfurtransferase, yielding MTTLPSALVSVEWLAANCEAPGLAVLDASHHLPAAGRDASAEFAAAHIPGARFLGLASLFDAGSPVPYALPTPDQLAARLALLGVRGEDAIVLYDDSAIRTAARAWFLLTAMGWRHVAILDGGLAAWRAAGHPMARGAEHGEALAPANLPPPRRVRSKADMLANLASGAEQVVDARSADRVYGTGTDPVHGLPMGRIPGALNVPFTEVLNADGTYRTPAEIRAAFAAAGVDLDKPIVTTCGSGVTASVLLFALHLAGVDRTALYDGSWSEWGADPDTPKAQGPEA